The sequence below is a genomic window from Planctomycetota bacterium.
CCCGCCGGGCAGGGACTCCCTATCGTCCCGCAGAGCGAAGCGGAGCGGGGTAGAACAGAAAGGGAAAGAGTGATTATTAACCTGGGACTTCTGGCTGGTTTAAGGGTAAAGGAGGTTGCTGACCTGAAATGCGGGGATATTTCTATCGGGACACAAATGTCTTCCCTGACTGTCCGTAACGGCAAAGGCGGTAAGATGAGATTAGTCCGGTTTAATGGGGAACTGAAGGAATCTATTATGAACTATTTAAAATATAAGGAGGCAAAAGGTGAGGAATCAGGGACAGACGACCCCCTGTTCAAGTCAGACCTGCCCCCCGACCCGCCTGCCGGCGAGGCAGGAAGCATCGGGGTTCAGGCGGGTAAGAACAATAAACAGATAAGCAGACGCACAATTCAGCGGGTATTTGAACGGATGGCGAAAACGGCTGGCATTATTGGACATTCTTTTCATCACTTGCGACACACCTATGCCAGCCATTTATACCGGGCGAGTGGATATAACCTGCGGCTTGTCCAGAAACAGTTGGGCCATGCAAGCATCAAGACCACGCAGGTTTACGCGGATGTCTTCGATGAAGACTTAACGAAAGCAGTAGAGAAGTTGTATATATAATGAATAAATAAAAAGGGAGGAATAAAACGATGAACCAGATAAAATGGATGATTGTCTTAACAATAGGATTAATCCCGCTTTTGGCAATGGGATGCGCTTCTATCATAACAGGAACCTCACAACAGGTTAATTTTAATT
It includes:
- a CDS encoding tyrosine-type recombinase/integrase, with amino-acid sequence MHTEGVQHEVGQWVLNGRKFLTDEEIRRLKRVCALPAGQGLPIVPQSEAERGRTERERVIINLGLLAGLRVKEVADLKCGDISIGTQMSSLTVRNGKGGKMRLVRFNGELKESIMNYLKYKEAKGEESGTDDPLFKSDLPPDPPAGEAGSIGVQAGKNNKQISRRTIQRVFERMAKTAGIIGHSFHHLRHTYASHLYRASGYNLRLVQKQLGHASIKTTQVYADVFDEDLTKAVEKLYI